The following are from one region of the Lytechinus variegatus isolate NC3 chromosome 4, Lvar_3.0, whole genome shotgun sequence genome:
- the LOC121413740 gene encoding polycomb protein Scm-like, giving the protein MAKASKIPVTYDWDVYLKESGATCAPAECFKQAPIPPPNEFGLWMKLEALDPRNVTSTCIATIVGLIGPRLRLRLDGSDNKNDFWRLVDSSDIRPIGHCEKHGGMLQPPLGFRMNASSWPMFLLRTLNNASIAPTQAFKPEPPDPKGNEFKVGMKLEAVDRKNPHLICPATVGQVKDNTIFVQFDGWRGAFDYWCEINSRDIFPVGWCKATGHYLQPPGKTGASTKVRRVSSSSTSSSQMSPGGGTLSTKVEPDTSCLPSAEPAEEPSVLVHLNSSCVSGPYLSPHKLWQMPCQVGPTSISSALREILQLCVDCAVQQRLVLTFLEEADDGNVTVNGTYGGESHSATIQAPDDTPEFWAMLHRLCENLLCCENFFSDKSLQGPCPKCAKQASDDRGSVNSGASNMRPGGGGLKRSISDASTNSERETKPSSHKIQRRITTEAASSTTESRLEQTRIPPTRIAPSAGSDPNDWTIEEVIACVVSMDPSMGVHAGLFRQHEIDGNAFLLLNSDMMMKYMGMKLGPALKLCNIIDKLKK; this is encoded by the exons ATGGCAAAAGCAAGTAAAATTCCAG TGACCTATGATTGGGATGTCTATTTGAAAGAATCAGGTGCAACGTGTGCGCCAGCAGAATGTTTCAAACAG GCTCCGATACCACCACCAAACGAGTTTGGCCTGTGGATGAAACTTGAAGCCCTCGATCCTCGCAACGTGACCTCGACCTGCATCGCAACCATAGTCGGTCTCATCGGGCCACGGTTAAGACTGCGACTGGATGGAAGCGACAACAAGAATGACTTCTGGAGGTTGGTGGACTCGTCTGACATCAGGCCGATCGGCCATTGTGAGAAACATGGTGGCATGCTCCAACCTCCTCTTG GTTTCAGAATGAATGCCTCATCTTGGCCAATGTTTCTATTAAGAACACTCAACAATGCCAGCATTGCACCAACGCAAGCATTTAAACCA GAACCACCCGATCCCAAGGGCAACGAGTTCAAAGTGGGCATGAAGCTGGAGGCCGTAGACCGTAAGAATCCCCACCTCATCTGCCCCGCCACGGTGGGGCAGGTCAAGGACAATACCATCTTTGTCCAGTTTGATGGTTGGAGGGGCGCCTTCGATTACTGGTGTGAAATCAACTCAAGGGACATCTTTCCTGTAGGATGGTGTAAAGCTACGGGACACTACCTGCAGCCGCCAGGTAAAACAG GAGCCAGTACCAAAGTCAGAAGAGTGAGCagctcatcaacatcatcatctcaAATGTCCCCTGGAGGGGGCACCCTGTCAACGAAAGTGGAGCCTGACACAAGTTGCTTGCCATCGGCTGAACCAGCGGAAGAGCCTTCAG TGCTGGTACACCTGAATAGTTCCTGCGTGAGCGGTCCCTACCTGAGCCCCCATAAGCTCTGGCAGATGCCGTGTCAGGTCGGACCTACCAGTATCAGTTCTGCTCTCAGGGAAATCCTGCAGCTATGTGTGGACTGTGCTGTACAGCAAAGGCTTGTTCTTACCTTCCTGGAGGAGGCTGATGATGGCAATGTCACGGTTAATG GTACATACGGTGGAGAGAGCCATTCAGCAACCATCCAGGCCCCAGACGACACCCCAGAGTTCTGGGCCATGTTACACAGGTTATGTGAGAACCTTTTGTGCTGTGAGAACTTCTTCAGTGATAAGTCATTACAGGGTCCCTGCCCAAAGTGTGCAAAGCAAG CTTCTGATGACAGAGGATCTGTGAATAGTGGAGCTAGTAATATGAGACCAGGGGGAGGGGGTCTGAAGAGGAGTATATCAGATGCATCAACAAATTcagaaagagaaacaaaacCATCTAGTCATAAGATACAGAGGAGAATAACGACAGAGG CTGCAAGTTCAACGACTGAAAGCAGATTAGAACAGACAAGAATACCACCGACAAGGATAGCACCTTCTGCTGGCAGTGACCCTAATGACTGGACGATAGAGGAGGTCATAGCCTGTGTAGTCAGTATGGACCCAAGTATGGGCGTACATGCAGGGTTGTTTAGACAACAT GAAATCGATGGCAATGCATTCCTTCTACTGAATAGTGACATGATGATGAAATACATGGGAATGAAGCTGGGTCCTGCTCTCAAGCTGTGTAATATCATAGACAAACTCAAGAAATAG